The following coding sequences are from one Fusobacteriaceae bacterium window:
- a CDS encoding TSUP family transporter encodes MPTLFGLRPASLIFLALACFCAAFIDAISGGGGLITLPAWLASGLPPHIALGTNKIGAFFSATSSFAKFAQSGLVNWRLAGKTVLCSFIGAALGVFTVVRFVQADWLYPIAIVMLLGVLCYTLYNKNMGTKNEFRGLTRKNTLHWGLMAFVMGFYDGFFGPGTGSFLIFGLVKILGYDFPNASGNAKVYNLASNVASVIMFSIFGKAHYLLAVSIGLVMMVGGFLGARFAVKGGSRLIKPVFLTVTGIVLTKMILESVFHLNVTELLAGLFR; translated from the coding sequence TTGCCGACCTTATTCGGACTCAGACCCGCTTCGCTGATTTTCCTCGCCCTCGCCTGCTTTTGCGCGGCCTTTATCGACGCCATATCGGGCGGCGGCGGGCTCATCACGCTCCCGGCCTGGCTGGCCTCGGGCCTTCCGCCCCACATCGCCCTGGGAACGAACAAAATCGGGGCTTTCTTTTCCGCGACTTCGAGCTTCGCCAAATTCGCCCAGTCGGGCCTGGTCAACTGGCGGCTCGCCGGGAAAACAGTCCTCTGCTCTTTTATCGGGGCCGCCCTCGGCGTCTTCACGGTCGTCCGCTTTGTCCAGGCGGACTGGCTGTACCCCATTGCCATTGTGATGCTCCTGGGCGTACTTTGCTATACTTTGTACAATAAAAATATGGGAACGAAAAACGAGTTCCGCGGTCTCACGCGAAAAAACACGCTGCATTGGGGGCTCATGGCCTTCGTCATGGGCTTTTACGACGGGTTTTTCGGACCGGGCACAGGCTCCTTCCTGATCTTCGGGCTCGTCAAGATCCTGGGCTATGATTTTCCCAACGCCAGCGGCAACGCCAAGGTCTACAACCTCGCGAGCAACGTCGCCAGCGTGATCATGTTCTCGATTTTCGGCAAGGCCCACTATTTGCTGGCCGTCTCCATCGGCCTCGTCATGATGGTCGGGGGCTTCCTCGGCGCGCGCTTTGCCGTCAAGGGCGGCAGCCGCCTGATCAAGCCGGTGTTTCTTACGGTGACCGGGATCGTGCTCACGAAGATGATCCTTGAGTCCGTCTTCCACCTCAACGTGACGGAGCTTTTGGCCGGGCTTTTCCGATAA
- a CDS encoding branched-chain amino acid aminotransferase: MNITKVKAATLKAKPDWSDLGFGKYFTDYMFTMEYTEGTGWHDAKIVPYGPVSLDPGAMVLHYAQEVFEGMKAYKAKDGRILIFRPEMNARRMMRSCDRLVMPQLPEEMFVEAVEAIVSAQKDWVPALPGTTLYIRPFMYADDVVIGVHPGKTYKFVIILTPVGSYYAEGINPVKIHVEEEYVRAAKGGTGFCKCGGNYAASIIAQEKVMKEGYAQVLWLDGAERKYVEEVGTMNVMFKIDGEVWTAPLDGSILPGVTRDSCIAILKDWGVKVREELIPIDFLMDAGKSGKLEEAFGVGTAAVISPIGLLRYKGDIVTINDFKTGPLAKKLYDFLTGMQYGDLPDKYGWIHEVK; encoded by the coding sequence ATGAACATTACAAAGGTAAAGGCGGCAACGCTGAAAGCGAAACCGGATTGGAGCGATCTCGGATTCGGCAAGTATTTTACGGACTACATGTTTACGATGGAATACACGGAAGGAACGGGCTGGCACGACGCCAAAATCGTTCCCTACGGACCCGTATCCCTCGATCCGGGCGCCATGGTGCTCCATTACGCCCAGGAAGTTTTTGAAGGTATGAAGGCCTATAAGGCCAAAGACGGGAGAATTCTCATTTTCCGGCCCGAAATGAACGCGCGGCGCATGATGCGTTCCTGCGACCGGCTTGTGATGCCCCAACTGCCCGAGGAAATGTTCGTGGAAGCGGTCGAGGCCATTGTATCGGCCCAGAAAGACTGGGTTCCGGCCCTTCCGGGGACGACGCTCTACATTCGGCCCTTTATGTATGCCGATGACGTCGTGATCGGGGTGCATCCCGGCAAGACCTACAAATTCGTGATTATCCTGACTCCCGTGGGCAGCTATTACGCCGAGGGCATCAACCCCGTCAAGATCCACGTGGAGGAGGAATATGTCCGGGCGGCCAAGGGCGGCACGGGTTTCTGCAAATGCGGCGGCAACTACGCGGCCAGCATCATCGCCCAGGAAAAGGTCATGAAGGAAGGCTACGCCCAGGTGCTGTGGCTCGACGGCGCCGAGCGTAAATACGTCGAGGAAGTGGGCACCATGAACGTCATGTTCAAGATCGACGGCGAGGTCTGGACCGCGCCGCTGGACGGGAGTATCCTGCCCGGCGTGACCAGGGACTCCTGTATCGCGATTCTCAAGGACTGGGGCGTCAAGGTGCGGGAAGAGCTGATTCCCATTGATTTTCTCATGGACGCGGGCAAATCCGGAAAATTGGAAGAAGCCTTCGGCGTCGGGACGGCGGCCGTGATTTCCCCCATCGGACTTCTGCGCTACAAGGGCGATATCGTCACCATCAACGACTTCAAGACCGGCCCCCTCGCGAAAAAACTCTATGATTTTTTGACCGGTATGCAGTACGGGGATCTGCCCGACAAATACGGCTGGATCCATGAGGTAAAGTAA
- a CDS encoding carbon starvation protein A gives MSSLAILLGSIVIFIIAYLTYGSWLAKTWGIDPTKETPAHTEDDGGVDYVPAKAPVLLGHHFASIAGAGPINGPIQAAVFGWVPVFLWIVIGGIFFGAVQDFSAIFVSIRHKGHSLGEVIEENISHRCKILFSVFAWLVLLLVVAAFADIVASSFNGFALKKEVVDGVEKVVQVANDNNGSVATASMLFIPLAALFGFLVYRKNAPLLVSSVVGVALLALCVVGGLAFPIHMSKNFWLIVIFLYIVVASVTPVWILLQPRDYLNSFLLYFMMIAAVVGIVGTNPAVSIPASTGWFANNAAKWPMFPFLFITVACGAISGFHSIVGSGTTSKQLDNEKDAKMIGYGGMLIECVLAVISLLTIASLGYEGAKGMAPPVVFATAIKNFFVNLGFGAWAANATFTVILLAISAFALTSLDTATRLGRYIFQELFASKDANSKNPLNNMFVATIITVFFGGILCMGGYLNIWPLFGACNQLVAVPAFLAAATYLGNRGRNNKMFYFPTIFMMAACMVSLFMSFIANVKILAAGNGKLLVQGLQTVVIVPIFVLAILLFVEGWKTIVNPRKAKLAQEQSGK, from the coding sequence ATGAGTAGCTTGGCAATCTTATTAGGATCCATCGTGATTTTCATCATTGCTTATCTGACTTACGGTTCCTGGCTCGCGAAAACATGGGGAATTGATCCCACCAAGGAGACGCCCGCCCACACGGAAGACGACGGCGGCGTGGACTATGTACCGGCAAAGGCGCCTGTACTCCTGGGGCATCATTTCGCTTCGATCGCGGGCGCGGGCCCGATTAACGGACCGATCCAGGCGGCTGTGTTTGGATGGGTACCCGTATTTTTGTGGATCGTGATCGGAGGCATTTTCTTCGGCGCGGTACAGGACTTTTCGGCCATTTTCGTTTCCATTCGCCACAAGGGACATTCCCTCGGCGAGGTTATTGAGGAGAATATCAGCCACCGCTGCAAGATCCTGTTCAGCGTATTCGCGTGGTTGGTACTTCTGCTGGTCGTAGCTGCCTTCGCGGATATCGTGGCTTCTTCGTTTAACGGATTTGCCCTGAAAAAAGAAGTTGTGGACGGCGTGGAAAAAGTCGTGCAGGTGGCCAATGACAACAACGGCTCCGTGGCGACGGCGTCCATGCTCTTCATTCCCCTGGCGGCCCTCTTCGGCTTCCTCGTTTACAGAAAGAACGCCCCGCTTTTGGTATCGAGCGTTGTGGGCGTAGCGTTGCTGGCCCTTTGCGTAGTCGGCGGACTGGCGTTCCCGATTCACATGAGCAAGAACTTCTGGCTCATCGTGATCTTCCTCTACATTGTTGTCGCTTCCGTAACGCCGGTGTGGATCCTGTTGCAGCCCAGGGATTATCTGAACAGCTTCCTGCTGTACTTCATGATGATCGCGGCCGTTGTGGGCATCGTGGGGACGAACCCCGCCGTGAGCATTCCCGCTTCCACGGGCTGGTTCGCCAATAACGCCGCCAAATGGCCCATGTTCCCCTTCCTGTTTATTACGGTAGCCTGCGGCGCCATTTCCGGTTTCCACAGCATCGTAGGATCGGGCACGACCTCCAAGCAGCTGGACAATGAAAAAGACGCGAAGATGATCGGATACGGCGGCATGTTGATCGAGTGCGTACTCGCCGTCATTTCCCTTCTGACGATCGCTTCCCTGGGCTATGAAGGCGCCAAGGGAATGGCGCCGCCTGTTGTATTCGCGACCGCCATCAAGAATTTCTTCGTGAACCTGGGCTTCGGCGCCTGGGCCGCAAACGCCACCTTTACGGTTATCCTGCTGGCCATTTCCGCCTTTGCGCTGACTTCCCTTGACACAGCCACAAGACTGGGCCGCTATATTTTCCAGGAGCTCTTCGCTTCCAAAGACGCCAACAGCAAGAACCCGCTGAACAACATGTTCGTCGCGACGATCATTACCGTATTCTTCGGCGGAATCCTGTGTATGGGCGGCTATCTCAACATCTGGCCGCTGTTCGGCGCCTGCAACCAGCTCGTAGCCGTTCCCGCGTTCCTCGCGGCGGCCACGTACCTCGGAAACAGAGGCCGGAACAACAAGATGTTCTATTTCCCGACAATCTTCATGATGGCGGCTTGTATGGTATCCCTGTTTATGAGCTTTATCGCCAACGTGAAAATCCTTGCCGCCGGAAACGGAAAGCTTCTCGTTCAGGGGCTGCAGACCGTTGTGATCGTACCGATTTTCGTACTGGCCATTCTGCTCTTCGTAGAAGGCTGGAAGACCATCGTGAACCCCCGCAAGGCAAAACTTGCCCAGGAACAGAGCGGCAAATAA
- a CDS encoding bifunctional 4-hydroxy-2-oxoglutarate aldolase/2-dehydro-3-deoxy-phosphogluconate aldolase, with translation MSGSVIKLIEQYKIVAIIRGLYGPALLNLAAALYAGGIRLLEVTFDQSDPDCLRKTPAAIAELRERLGEDMRFGAGTVLSAEQAKAAGRAGAEFIISPDTKAAVVETTKAMGLVSIPAGMTPTEILRAHELGADMVKVFPAAWLGLSWFKDIRSPVNHVPMMATGGVSEENLGAYLAAGYAAAGIGGRLTDKNLIALGRFDELTKRAAACVRAAEAAN, from the coding sequence ATGTCGGGATCCGTCATCAAACTGATTGAACAATATAAAATCGTCGCGATCATCCGGGGCCTCTACGGACCGGCTCTGCTGAACCTGGCGGCAGCCCTGTACGCGGGCGGGATCCGGCTCCTTGAAGTGACCTTTGATCAAAGCGACCCCGACTGCCTCCGGAAAACCCCGGCGGCCATCGCGGAATTGCGCGAGCGCCTGGGAGAGGACATGCGCTTCGGGGCGGGAACGGTCTTGAGCGCGGAGCAGGCCAAAGCGGCCGGTCGGGCCGGAGCGGAATTTATCATTTCGCCCGATACGAAGGCGGCTGTCGTCGAAACCACAAAGGCCATGGGTCTTGTGTCGATCCCCGCGGGGATGACGCCCACGGAGATCCTCCGCGCCCACGAGCTGGGCGCCGATATGGTAAAGGTCTTCCCGGCGGCGTGGCTGGGCCTTTCCTGGTTTAAGGACATCCGGAGCCCCGTCAATCATGTGCCCATGATGGCCACGGGGGGCGTCAGCGAGGAAAACCTCGGGGCCTACCTGGCGGCCGGTTACGCGGCGGCAGGCATCGGCGGCCGTCTGACGGACAAGAATCTCATCGCTCTGGGGCGCTTTGACGAGCTCACGAAGCGGGCGGCGGCCTGTGTGCGGGCGGCGGAGGCAGCAAACTGA
- the rpmG gene encoding 50S ribosomal protein L33 — protein MRVNIQLECTECKRKNYVTTKNKKNTTERLELHKFCPWDNKVTVHKETKK, from the coding sequence ATGCGCGTCAATATCCAGTTGGAATGTACGGAATGCAAGAGAAAGAATTACGTGACGACCAAAAACAAGAAAAATACCACGGAACGCTTGGAATTGCATAAATTCTGTCCCTGGGACAACAAAGTCACAGTGCACAAAGAAACGAAGAAATAA
- the secE gene encoding preprotein translocase subunit SecE: MSVRKIIEEYSKVQWPKKSEVIEATAWVITMSVVLSVYLGIFDFVANTLLKRLVMLFGG; encoded by the coding sequence ATGAGTGTACGAAAGATCATAGAAGAGTATTCCAAGGTCCAATGGCCGAAAAAGAGCGAAGTCATTGAGGCGACGGCGTGGGTTATCACCATGAGCGTCGTGCTGAGCGTCTATTTGGGCATTTTTGACTTTGTAGCCAATACGCTGTTGAAGCGACTCGTCATGTTGTTTGGAGGATAG
- the nusG gene encoding transcription termination/antitermination protein NusG, with the protein MEAEKRVEKTIVKRWFMIHTYSGYEKKVKTDLEQKIETLDLADIVTRLLVPEEISNEIVRGKKKVVARKLFPGYVMLEMTATREESSDGIYFKVDPEAWFHIRNTNGVTGFVGVGSDPIPMEEDEVKNIFRMTGLDLPDDMKVPKAQVKINFKLGDTVKILGGGFSGHQGSVSEIDMEQQKAKVMIEMFGRMTPVEVEFGSLEKY; encoded by the coding sequence ATGGAAGCTGAAAAAAGAGTGGAAAAAACCATTGTCAAGCGCTGGTTTATGATTCACACCTATTCAGGCTATGAGAAAAAAGTCAAGACCGACCTCGAGCAAAAGATTGAGACCCTCGACCTGGCCGATATTGTTACCCGGCTTCTGGTGCCGGAGGAAATTTCCAACGAAATCGTCCGCGGCAAAAAGAAAGTGGTCGCGAGAAAGCTGTTTCCGGGCTATGTGATGCTGGAAATGACGGCGACCCGGGAAGAAAGCAGCGACGGCATCTATTTCAAAGTGGATCCCGAAGCGTGGTTTCATATCCGGAACACCAACGGCGTCACGGGTTTCGTGGGCGTCGGCTCCGACCCCATTCCCATGGAGGAGGACGAAGTCAAGAACATCTTTCGTATGACGGGCCTGGATCTGCCGGACGACATGAAAGTCCCCAAGGCGCAGGTCAAGATCAACTTCAAACTGGGCGATACGGTCAAGATTCTCGGCGGCGGCTTCAGCGGCCATCAGGGAAGCGTGTCCGAAATTGACATGGAACAGCAGAAAGCCAAGGTTATGATCGAAATGTTCGGGCGGATGACCCCGGTGGAAGTGGAATTCGGAAGCCTGGAAAAATACTGA
- the rplK gene encoding 50S ribosomal protein L11 translates to MAKKEVIGQIKLQLPAGKANPAPPVGPALGQHGVNIMEFCKAFNAKTQEKAGWIIPVVITVYNDRSFTFITKTPPASDLLKKAANIEKAAKNSKTDTAGTITTAKLRELAETKMTDLNASSVEAAMKVLAGSARSMGIKIAD, encoded by the coding sequence ATGGCAAAGAAAGAAGTAATCGGACAGATAAAACTGCAGTTGCCTGCGGGTAAGGCAAATCCGGCGCCCCCGGTGGGACCTGCCCTCGGACAGCACGGCGTGAACATCATGGAGTTTTGCAAGGCCTTCAACGCCAAGACCCAGGAAAAGGCGGGATGGATCATCCCCGTCGTCATCACGGTCTACAACGACAGGAGTTTCACATTTATCACGAAGACCCCCCCGGCCTCGGATCTCTTGAAGAAGGCGGCCAACATCGAAAAAGCCGCGAAAAATTCCAAGACGGACACGGCGGGAACCATTACGACGGCAAAATTGAGAGAACTGGCCGAGACGAAGATGACCGACCTCAACGCCTCTTCCGTGGAAGCGGCCATGAAGGTACTGGCGGGTTCCGCCCGCTCCATGGGCATCAAAATCGCCGACTGA
- the rplA gene encoding 50S ribosomal protein L1: MAKHGKKYAEVAKLIDRQKLYDVKEAIEVVEKTRTAKFVETVEVALRLGVDPRHADQQIRGTVVLPNGTGKTVRILAITQGDNIEKAKAAGADYAGAEEYITQIQQGWLDFDLVIATPDMMPKLGKLGKILGTKGLMPNPKSGTVTPNIETAIQEFKKGKLAFRVDKLGSIHVPIGKVDFGSDKIEENFKTFIDQIIKLKPAASKGTYLRTVAISLTMGPGVKLDPALVTKYVG, encoded by the coding sequence ATGGCAAAGCACGGAAAAAAGTATGCGGAAGTCGCAAAACTCATCGATAGACAGAAGCTGTACGACGTCAAGGAAGCGATCGAAGTCGTGGAAAAGACCCGGACGGCAAAATTTGTGGAAACCGTGGAAGTCGCCCTGAGACTGGGCGTAGACCCGCGGCACGCGGACCAGCAGATCCGGGGTACGGTCGTACTCCCCAACGGGACCGGCAAAACGGTGCGGATCCTGGCCATCACCCAGGGCGACAACATCGAAAAGGCCAAGGCGGCCGGAGCCGACTACGCGGGCGCCGAGGAATACATCACCCAGATCCAGCAGGGCTGGCTTGATTTTGACCTCGTGATCGCGACCCCCGATATGATGCCCAAATTGGGTAAACTGGGAAAAATTCTGGGCACCAAGGGGCTCATGCCGAATCCCAAGTCCGGCACCGTGACCCCCAATATCGAAACGGCCATCCAGGAATTCAAAAAAGGAAAACTGGCTTTCCGCGTGGACAAGCTGGGTTCCATTCATGTGCCGATCGGCAAGGTCGATTTCGGCTCCGACAAGATCGAGGAGAACTTCAAGACCTTCATCGACCAGATCATCAAGCTGAAACCCGCGGCCTCCAAGGGGACCTACCTCAGGACCGTGGCGATTTCGCTGACCATGGGACCGGGCGTGAAGCTGGATCCGGCTCTCGTGACCAAATATGTTGGATAA